Proteins co-encoded in one Coregonus clupeaformis isolate EN_2021a chromosome 17, ASM2061545v1, whole genome shotgun sequence genomic window:
- the LOC121586555 gene encoding 60S ribosomal protein L15, producing MGAYKYMQELWRKKQSDVMRFLLRVRCWQYRQLSGLHRAPRPTRPDKARRLGYKCKQGYVIYRVRVRRGGRKRPVPKGATYGKPVHHGVNQIKFARSLQSTAEERAGRHCGGLRVLASYWVGEDSTYKFFEVILIDTFHKAIRRNPDTQWITRPVHKHREMRGLTSAGKKSRGLGKGHKFHLTMGGSRRAAWKRRNTLQLHRYR from the exons ATGGGAGCGTACAAATATATGCAGGAGCTATGGCGCAAGAAGCAGTCCGACGTGATGCGCTTTCTCCTGCGCGTCCGTTGCTGGCAGTACCGTCAGCTCTCCGGTCTCCACCGTGCGCCTAGACCCACCAGACCCGACAAGGCCCGCAGACTGGGGTACAAGTGCAAACAAG GCTATGTCATCTACCGTGTCCGCGTTCGCCGTGGAGGCCGCAAACGCCCCGTGCCCAAGGGTGCCACCTACGGCAAGCCCGTCCACCATGGTGTCAACCAGATCAAGTTTGCCCGCAGCCTCCAGTCCACTGCTGAG GAGCGTGCTGGCCGTCACTGTGGAGGCCTGAGGGTGCTAGCGTCCTACTGGGTAGGAGAGGACTCCACATACAAGTTCTTCGAGGTGATCCTGATCGACACCTTCCACAAGGCTATCAGACGCAACCCTGACACCCAATGGATCACCAGGCCCGTGCACAAGCACAGGGAGATGCGTGGCCTGACGTCTGCGGGCAAGAAGAGCCGCGGCCTGGGCAAGGGCCACAAGTTCCACCTGACCATGGGTGGTTCCCGCCGGGCAGCCTGGAAGAGACGCAATACCCTGCAGCTGCATCGCTACCGCTAG